The Diceros bicornis minor isolate mBicDic1 chromosome 18, mDicBic1.mat.cur, whole genome shotgun sequence sequence CAGTGTCCTGTCAGCtcttttttattacagttttGCCTCTCTTCAGTCTGTTCCCTCACATGGCATCCAAAGCGATTTTGCTAAAGCTCAAAtcagtctgtctctctctgttgaAACTCCTTCAAACACTCTGCATTGTTTCCAGCGTGAAATGGAAGCTTCTCCTCTGTGACCCGACCCCTGCCTCTTCTTTGGCCTCCTCTCTTGCTACATTTGGACTTCATGGAAACCAAGACTCAGCCGTCTGAACCACACGTGATTTCTTAAAAGTGCAGATCTCTTCTCTGCTTTTATGAATGAGGTGTCAACTTGGCAAAGTACAGTATCCCCTTCTTATAAATCCCAGGGCAGTGTGAATTACTACAAGCACGAGGATGTCCCATGACAGCCACAGAGACTAAGATTTAGAACAAGTAAGGAAAAccactatttaattcctttaattttctgaggagaaagagagaaatccaTGGATTCCACTGTTCAAAGACATGCAAAATGCAAAACTGAAAGACATTTTAAATCATAATAACAGAATTTTGGCTGTTAAGCGTTTTACATAAATGTATGATAAgcacattttccttttctgatttaCTTACATTCTGCTGCCAGACCTCCTTGGTGTCATTTCCCAATCTATCATGTATTAGCTGTGTGTTCTTCCGTGGGTTActtacctctctgtgcttcagtttcctcatgtgtgaaaGGGGATGGTAATAGTACTTATGGCAGAGGATGGCTGGGAGGATTAAATTTGTTAATATCTATAACAGGATTAGAACATTACcggctctgggccggccccgtggcttagcggttaagtgcgtgtcctctgctgctgtcggcccgggttcggatcccgggcgcgcacctacacactgcttctccggccatgctggggccgagtcccacatacagcaactagaaggatgtgcagctatgagacagaattatctactggggctttggggggaaaaaaataaataaataaaattataaaaagaaaaaaaagaacattactGGCTCCGACTAAGTGCTAAGTATGTGTTagttactattatcattattagtgaaatatttcaataaatctaTTTTGTATACTTAAAAAAGTGCAGGTCACTTGTTCTTTGATTAACACCACCCCCACACTCTTTCCTGGCTAatcatccttcaagtctcagctcagtTTATAATGGAGAAAAGTTAGAACAACCTGATTGGGCTGACCTAAGGAACAGAATGGTTAAATGTAGAttttggtatatccatgcaatgaaaTATCAtgcatgctattttttaaaataatttttgagtttTTAGTGATATGAAGAATGTTAAGTAACAATAATAAGATATACTAGttcaagaaagaatattaagtaaCAATAGTAAAATACAAAGCTATGTACAGAATGCtgagaaatttttgttttctcatgTATGGCTccctatattttctaaattttatacaGTGACcatatatattttccattaaaaaaagcaaactaatataaattttaaaaaaatcagccaTTGTATTTTTTGGAAGCCTTTCTTGACACTTCGCCACCTTCCAAGGcttgtatctccagcacctgaCCCAGGGCCTGtcacagagtaggtactcaatacagttttactgaattattttcttctcttgcagAATATTCCCTGTGACCAGCCTGGGAAGAGCTAGAAACAGGTATAAAACCACCATTTGAAGGAAGAAAGATGCTTCATGAGGAATACCAAAAGTTTTCTTGAACCCACCGAATACTGGTAAGGCTTTAACCTTCTCTCAGGAATTTAACATCCCCTGAAGTCACGGCCCTCCACCCTTGACAGACAAAGAGCAGGCTGTGGCTGGTGATGAAGGCCTGTTTCCACTTTAAGAAGAGTGGGGCTGCTGGCTGAGGGGTGGAGTGTGGCCATCACTGATGAACTGCTTCAACCAGCTCACTGTCCTCCAGACTCCATCTGGAACCCTTTGGATAATTGTGTATTTGTTTCTTCAATCTACAACCCAATTTCTGCTCCCATTTCCCCCAAGTGACTTGGCTACTGTATTGGCAAAACCACAGGATTTACCTCTTTTTGGTTTATTATCTTGGCAAAATGACCATATATTCCAGCTCACCTTAGTTTTCCAGTCTCAACATTTGCTCTCAAGGAATAATCTTGTTGCAAGcattccagcttctggtggagGCTGGTGCTCTTGGCCCTGACACCCCGTGGCCTCCTCAACACTCATGCGTCTCACACTCTCCTTCCAGGAGAGCACAGAGTATCAGGATTGACCACTTCTGTTTCCTGCTCCTCAGCAGCTTTGTAATCTCTTCTGAGAGTCTGGTACCTTCAGAGCCTCCCTACATGTGTGATCTTAGAGGGTTACACCTGTAAAGGAAGTTGGGTCATCTCTGGACCAGAAGTTGGAAGACCTTGGGTCTTGACACCCatcctgtgtgaccttgatcaAGTCTTTTAACTTCTCTAGGTTTTGCTTCCTAATCTGTATGATGGCAAAACAGATTGGAATCAGATAAAACCATGGATGTGGATATGCAAGGGGAAGTCAAAATAACAGAACCTTCGTAAGGTTATATTACTGCTGTGGCTGCTGGTCCTGCCAGCAGCCTGGGGAGGCTAGAAGGACAAAATAACAAAATGGATGTGAAAGTGCCCCTAATGGAGTTATGAGCACAGTGCCAGTCAAGGGTGTGGAAGGGGAAACCTCTGTATTACCACAAGTGAGGGGAAGTGAAGGGCTTCCCTGCTCAGGAGTGAGGGGGTGGCCCACAGAATGCATATGGAGCTCCTTGGAACCATGACTGACTCGCACTGTCACTTCTTATACCCCCAAGCTACAAAGAGTTGAGTCCTAGAATAGTATCCTTTATGATAAAATCACTAGGTATGTAGGTTGAGGGctgggaaaagaaggaaattacCAGCCCATCAGGGCTAGGGAATCACGTTTTGGATAGCGTGTCAGAATGCCCAGTTCATTCTTACTTCATTTAACTAAATGGAGTTTATATCCTGAGTCCATGTTACCTGTCACACCCCCTCCCTCTAAAACTGGTAGTTTGGACTGCCTCTGGACACTTATtaaacaagtgtttattgaacacctactgtgtacaCAAAGATAAACATAACACAGTTTCTGCATCAAGGAGCTCCCTTTCTAGTAGAAGAGATGACCAAATAGATAGGTGTGTTATAGGTGATACAATGGAAGCAGCTCGTGGGGCTGTAGGGGCACAGAGGGAGTCGCAGAATTCAGTTGGAAGAGAGGTCAGAGAAGGTTCTCTGGAGAAGATgagcactttttttttgtcatgtaTCTGAGGGGCATTTGTTATTATTCTCTATTAACTATTACTTAGAAGTGGCCTCAATGTATAAATCTTGGAGGCCATTGATTTGGCTAAATATACTGACACAAGTCCTTTGTACTCTCAGTGTAAAATTTCACTGGTGTGAACATAGCATTATTGTTGGGACCTTCGTGAATAAAACATTTTACCTCCATGAGCCAAAGATCAAATCAAGGCTAGGAAGCAAAAGTCAACAGTCAGACCCATTGTGTGGCTCAATGCAGACTCATCACCCATTCTTATCTATCATCTCTCCTGATGCCCCGGAGTAGATAGCTTCATATTCCCTCCACAGCTTGAAGGTCAGCTCGCCCCACTCTTTTAGACAGAAGTCTCCATGTCAAGGGCTCCTCCTTAGCACACAATGGGATTTAGACTTGATTTGGAACTATCCGTTTACAGCCAAGGGATAACATTCTCCATCCTTTGGGCTCTCTGAGATTTTGTTTCTACCTCCAATGCGACACTTATCTTATTCCATCTCATGGGATAGTTATTTCTGACACTGTCAACACCACCACTAGACTAAgaactctttgagggcagggatggggcTTCATTTAGCTCTGTCTGCCCTGACAAAGAGCAGATGATTACTAAATTGGGTTGAATGGAAATGCCATGGATAACAAATCTGTGTGGATCATGGGGAACACAAGACACATCCTCCTTCCCTTAAAGCAAGGTCCTTGATGCATGAAGATGAAACTCCACCAACCAGGAGAGACCATGAGAAATACTAGCTTATGTGATATCAGAGATCATAGACCACTGGAGCAGGAGGTTGGAGTCTTGTGAAGATAAGATCATTTGAAGCAAGACTCACACAAAGAAACGGGCAAAAACCGAAAGGATGGCAGAAAGAGGTAGAGATTGTGTGTGCAGGTGGTGGGGGAGAGGGATGAGATGGGATGACATTGTGCTTTATTTAGTGACCTTGAAGTACTCCAAGATGCGGCTCTGACCCCTCCTATCCCACAACTCTACAGCACTCGGGATGCctggtgttggggaagagggagaatccccctctgccctttcccttaaggtacttatggctagccaaataattaaaaaggcaggttagcaggagaaaatcaaacaaagtttaataacgtgtatatatgggagaaactcACAAAAGAGAACTGAGCAACTTGTCATTCTgactaagctgcttgcttaagtatttttAGCTAAAGGTGCAGAAGGTGTTGGGGGgctagtggtttgggatttcagagcggaagaagacaattcacatggagatggaaatgcaaatgtttgtctgacaactcttttcagggccacctagagaatgtggcctgggagagacagaatttttgataagaagggcttggtgcctttcctatcacAGCATCTTGTTTTACATTATACTATggccatcatatggtagtggctccttcctggaacaggttgtctatgttaaattctttagccagtttgggaggggaaactcaaatgttcttcctgagtcttctgaactggtattgtcttcagcttgaaataatccacataccagagtggcacatcttgggatGGCCTGCCCTGAACACCATCACTGGCTTCCTCATTTCACgcttcattcttctttctcagagaaGAAGCAGGTAGCAATGTAGGCTAGGAATGCTCAGGTGGGTCCTAGTGGCTGAGCTGCAGGTGGATAGAGATTTTGATCCAATCATCCTAATTACCTTCGCTTGCCGCACTTCACCTACTACTGTGTGCTGACCTTTATAAGCTTCGCCTAGTCACCTCGGGTCAACAGCAGCTACCAAACCAGGAAGGGCTGTATGTGAACACACGGAATTCCCTATGGGTGGTTGGGAAGCATCCACATGCTTAGATTATACATCTTATCTGTAACATAGACAAACTCATTGCTAGATATCCAATCCCATTTTTATACTAGAGGAACGTTCTGTATCTGGGTCTTCCAAACTTGATTCTtattaatttctttctccttttccattgTTGGTCCAAGTGAACATACTGaaacctttatttcttttccattcccTCCTTGTTCTAAGACAGACTGGCTCAAACTCCTCTCCTGAATTCAGCCCTAAAAACATGGTTCTTTGTGTGTGGCATAGCCCCTAGTGGTCAACGGTTTCTCTCTTTGTGGTCACATTCTATAATTGTTCTGGAGATGACAGGGTGGAAAAGAAAACGGGTTTTAGAGTCAGATGAATCTCAGTTCAAATCTTGGCACTATACCTAACAGCTGTGTGGCCAAGAGATTATCAGTGAACTCTGCTCTGCTCTGTAATCCTCATTGTCTCAGGGGAATAATCACATCCCTGCTCGGGATTATGGTAGGATTAGGTGTCCTGTGTATAAGGCAGTTTTCCCAGTGCTggacatagtaaatgttcaataagtaGAAGCTATAATTGTTCCTGTGTTGCCCTGCTGGGTCCTGCACACTCAATGCTGCGCTCTTTCTTTATGCCCAAGGAAATATTTAGGGCAGTAAAGTGACTCAGCCCAGCAGAAGGCGGCCCAGGAATGGCACATGGAGTCCTGTCTCCCCCTTCCTTCTCAGGCCAGCCTGTGGCAACCCTGGAATGTTGACGTGAAGCCTCCAGCTTCTGGAGGAGCCAACCACCAAGAACAGCACGGTTCTTGTCTACAGGCCCCTTCTAGCAGGTGTGAGTGTTTCATCCTTCCTCTCGGGTTTGCAATTGTCTCCTCAGTCTCGGTCACTGTCTCTGGTATACCACTTCCCTCTCTGGCAGCCCACTTCTtctcctctccacctccctcctctttcctctgtgATGACACCACCCTGGGGAGGAGAAGCTGTGCAGAGGTCCTCACTCTCAgctagcttcagtttcctcactgccACCATGACATCATCTCTATCATGGAAATTCCACTTGTCTTCCTGTGCCCCCGCCTCTGTCCAAGTCCTCAGAATCCCTATAAAAAAGGTCTCCCAACTCAGTATCAGCACAGAACACAGTCGGGTTCTGAAGCTTCTGGGTTCTGCAGTCTCAGCTCTAAGAAAGCCTCTCCTCCTCCAAGACCATGAAGCTCTGCGTGACTGTCCTCTCTCTCCTCATGCTAGTGGCTGCCTTCTGTTCTCCAGCGCTCTCAGCACCGAGTAAGTCCACTCTTTCAGCTGCTACTCCTAGAGGCAAGGTGTAGGCAGCATCCATTTTTCTAGTTGGGGCTGGTCCAACAGTGGAATCTGGGGATGGGATGAAAGGGAGCTGGGGAGATTTTCAAGTAGCCTGCGGTTAAATGTAGTGTTTAGTAGACCTTCAGTAATATGCAAGTTCCTGTTTTCTTAAGAAATAGCAACCAGTAGACTTGCTTAAGCAAGTCCCTGTCTATTCTGTGCCATgatttcctcgtctataaaatgaaagGAGTTAGACATGTGCTCTGAAACCCAATCCAGCTCCAATCTTCAATTCTTTCACTATCTTCTCTGAGGATCCTCTATTCAGAATAAGTCTCCTACTCAAGGTGGGTGGGATTGGGTAAAAGGGCCTATGTTTGGGGATCTGGTAGCTCCACAGAGATGCCCACTGAATATCCATAACTAGAAGCCAAAATGAACAGCTCCTTGTAGAACTTCGATCTCACCACAGCCTTTCTTTCCAGTGGGCTCAGACCCTCCCACTGCCTGCTGCTTCTCCTACACCATGCGGAAGCTTCCTCGCAACTTTGTGATCGATTACTATGAGACCAGCAGCCTCTGCTCCCAACCAGCCGTGGTGTAAGTATCAACCTCAGGCCACTCTGCGGGGCAAGGGCAAGGGCAGGATTAGATAAGGGGCCTATTTGGGGGCTGGGGGGATCAAGCATTAGGGAGGCAGACCTCAGGGCTGAAGCCCTCCCAGAAAGCAGTGAGGAATATGTCATGAAGTTACCTGTTGAGTCCTGGAAGGGGCAGGTGGGAagcgagggggaggggaagggagtttctGGGGAGGAAGTTAGCCAGAGGCCAGGAAACCAGGCAAAGTGAAAAAGATTACAGGAGATGTGGGCTGATTTCTTAAACCATGCTTAGAAAAACGTGGAAAAGTCACTTTTAGGGGCAGTAGTGAATAAGTGGGGAGATATATCCATATCGATTGCAAAACTCGTTGGGTCCTAATCTGGACAACCTGGGAGACCACAGCTAAATGCAAAGTAAAAGTTACAGGTGGTCTTTTTCCAGTACCACCCTAGGAAGGGTCTTCCCATCTGCTAGAGCTGTCCACCATGAACCATGGTCAAGCAGAGGGGGATACCTACCCCAGGCAAGGTCCTATGGGATTCTAATCTGTCCACTCCTTGATCCACAGATTCCAAACCAAAAAGGGCAGACAAGTCTGTGCCAACCCCAGCGATGCCTGGGTCCAGGAGTACATGGATGACCTGGAGCTGAACTGAGCCGCCCCAGATGCAGGGGCAGGAGGTCTCCAGGGAAGGTCACCTGAGCCCGACGCTTCTCAGTGAGACACACGCTCTCAGTGCTCACGACTCCTCTCAGTAGTCCCAGTTCCTTCTCTAATTTAATCTTTCTTATGTGCTGTGTGATTGTATTTGGtgttatttccattatttatgtCTGTTTTGCCAAAGGACACGTGTCCCCCATGGGGATGGTCCACCATCACTGTTTCTCTGCTATTGCGGATATGTGGATAATGCAGTTGGTTCCAtgtgttttcataataaaattttttttaaatgtagatagtttctttgtgttttaatttgaTTTGGGGTAAAAGGAATTGCCTGGTATTATTAATAGGGACAAACTACAGGTTCCAAAAACAATAAGAGTGAGCAATTACTGAGTACTTAATAAGTGCTCTGGGCAAAATACTCTAAAAACACCATCTCACTTAATACTCTCAACAAGGATTTTAACACCCTTATGAAGTAGGAAGTGTTACGGCcaaatttacaaatgaagaaacagaggaacaGAGGTGCTGTGACTAGCCAAGGCTTGTAGGTCTCTTTGGGGAGCATCATGAAAGGATGATCCAAAAAGATGTGATGCTAAGggtcatcatttcaacatctTGTAGGGAAACTGTaaatagcagcagcagcacaaTATCAGGGGAAGACGAAATAGTTCAGAGTAAGAAAATTGGGTCTCCATCACTGATTATCAGTATATCATTAGGAAAGTCATCTTGCCGTACTAAACCTCAATGTTCacacctgtaaagtggggacaGTGTTATCCACTTTGAAGAGCTGTTATGAGATGATGTGTAAAGGACCCATCATGGGGCCTGATGTCTGAAAGATTCTCTCTGAGCTCagctttttcacttaaaatggGCATAGTGTCTATCCTCCCAGGGTAATCGTGCAGACTAGATTAGTCAGCAGATCAGCTCTCTAAAGCCCAAAGCAAGTGTGAAGTGTTATCATGAGGACTGAAGAACAAATGTCAGATTTTGTTTTGGAGTGTTGCAGGAGTAACCCAAAGCCATGTCTCCTTAATAATCCTTCTATCAGAACTTCCTATTACTTGGGTCAGAGAGAACATGGTTCTGAAATAGAATTACACGCACCATCAAGCCTTGATCCATGGGACATAGAATTGTAGTCTTTTAAAGTGGGGTGGGACCTCTCAGACCATCTGGTTCAATcctctcattttatggaaactgagGGCCAGGGACTGAGAAGTGACTTGCTAAAGGCCACTCAGCAAGTGTGTGACAGAGCAGGACTCTAGCCAGTGCCAAATCTCAGGTTAGTCCCCTTTTCTGTGCTCCTTGTGACATGCCTCTGTGGTCCCCCAAAAGATGACGCAGTGTGTAAGTAGAGTAAAGGGGACGACCTTGAAAATCATATGAGTGTTCTTAGTCCAATTCCAAAGGAGAACTGGGACCCTGTACCTCTCTAGGGCCATCAGACACAattcccttcctttccctgtcGTCAGCCACGCCCATCATCCCAGATCCCCAGTAAAAACCTCCTTCAGATTCCACAGGGACTGACAGAAGGAGGTTGGGGGCAGAGCTGATCCAGAAAGGTGTGAGAGGAGGCTGGTAGCAAAGAACCTGCCTGGTCTTAGCTTCTGCTTTTCATTTGCCTTGATCTGAGCTGTCTAAAACATTAGCCACTAGCCACAAGGGgctatttaaatttcaattaaatttaattaaagttaaataaactttaaaattcaattcctcagttgcactagtcatatttttcaagtgctcactagccacatatggttaGTGGCTGCCATggtggacagcacagatataacattagaacatttccatcattgcggAAAGttgtgaaggatgtaaattatgttaaaaatttaatatgttaacaccttaaggggcagttggggcgagtcttctatgaatagagtctatcgatcctaactgactctgttcgcggaagactcaccctaaactgttcagagaaaattgagaacaagggagtgctacagagggataagtttgggagggtcggaatggaggggggccaggtggggacatgtgtgtgcaccttgatagctgtttcgcgccgtagcaattcgcgccataaaatgtaactgtctaaatgttttgaattaaccaatcatgtaaaaccgcgccaaccttttcccgctttatgctcccaaatcctataaaagaacttgccccctaaggctcggagtcgacccctctgtctcctgcgagggacacgagtcgacccggagctccgctcaataaacctcttgcgtttgcatcaagtttggtcttctgtgtctgtgggcccgcgtcatcccgagacctggtgagttgggatttccctccccttccccttgggaatccaacatttgggggctcgtccgggatccacgcggtaaccccagactccgaagaccccttggaggtaggcctgagtgactgagtgtgtgagtgtgtgcggcgccgcaaagtattgttttattgttttggtttcattatcgggcagccgccgcttcggcCCGTGAGGACtgagcggctgcagtggcagacgtgctgggaactgcaggctgcaaccctgggggacgccccaagggacaaggggagtcaggaaagcctgactaccccctttcaggtagaaaaagaaatggcactctttttcccagggaggacacgaaaacccctcccgtctgaaacCGCCTTCGGTTGGCTTGTACAGACACCAACCGGGcaaagttgtttttgtcttgctgtgtttttgatgttcattgttctgtttttgttcgttacgtggacctcatttgacgggatgggacagactatgacgacccccctctctttgaccttagaccactggactgaagtgagagcgagagcgcacgaattggcggtagaaataaaaaaagggcgttggcagactttttgcacctctgagtggccctccctcaatgtgggttggccccctgaggggacgtttaatctaactgttatcctcgcggtgagggctattgttttccaggagagaccggggtcccatcctgaccaacgaccatatattacagtgtggcaggatctggtgcagaacccactcccgtgggttaagccatgggtaaaagcagaaaaactaagcccccgagtcctggcgctgcaggatgcggagacacggcaaaaatcgaaatcaactcgaacagcggagtcggagaccccttcggcccccccccccccccccccccggggtctaccctgagattgagcctcctcccgaatggccccctttctcgcctcctccttacccctcccccgctccaggatcgcaatcaggacggagggcgactggctcgggtccctccgctggaacccgaagccgccgcggagccactccggacgggcctgataccacggtggcgctcccgctaagagagtatggagctcctgcggggcccaaccagctgtcacccctccagtactggcctttctcttcctcagacctgtataactggaaaaataaccatccccccttttcagaaaaccccgccggattaactgccctgatagagtccctaatgttttcccatcagcccacttgggatgattgtcaacagctcttacaggcactctttaccacggaggagagagaaagaatcacacaggaagcaagaaagaatatccgaggcaccaacgggcagccggcaacgatagcggaagcggaagaagggtttccgcacaaccggcccaattgggactataacacggctgaaggtagggaggcgctgtccgtttatcgccgggctctagtggcgggtctccgaggggccgcaaggcggcccaccaatttggctaaggtaagagagatccagcaggggcccactaaacctccctccgttttcctagaacgattgatggaggcttaccgcaggtatacgcccttcgacccatcctcggaagggcaaaaggcctctgtcattatggcctttattggacagtctgccccagatataaaaaggagattacaaaggctagaggggctgcaggactacgacttgcgggacgtggtaaaggaggctgaaaaggtgtatcataaaagagagagtgaggaggaaaagcgagagagagagagaaggga is a genomic window containing:
- the CCL4 gene encoding C-C motif chemokine 4 isoform X1, producing MESCLPLPSQASLWQPWNVDVKPPASGGANHQEQHGSCLQAPSSRLAAFCSPALSAPMGSDPPTACCFSYTMRKLPRNFVIDYYETSSLCSQPAVVFQTKKGRQVCANPSDAWVQEYMDDLELN
- the CCL4 gene encoding C-C motif chemokine 4 isoform X2, with the translated sequence MKLCVTVLSLLMLVAAFCSPALSAPMGSDPPTACCFSYTMRKLPRNFVIDYYETSSLCSQPAVVFQTKKGRQVCANPSDAWVQEYMDDLELN